The following proteins are co-located in the Malus sylvestris chromosome 13, drMalSylv7.2, whole genome shotgun sequence genome:
- the LOC126597262 gene encoding uncharacterized protein LOC126597262, whose translation MGSRMLCLSAAIVPPPAPAPAVKLTTSNNMSKIFLSSSADKASARLQSFRCRAVGESSQPQTSLAETVYQGVYGPWSVDSTDVREVILYRSGLVTAASSFVVAASAAFLPDSFFLTDIVKHNLDFVYAIGAGGLGLSLFLIHIYVTEIKRTLQAFWGLGVTGSFATYACLARPAGEGLVQYVVDNPVAIWFVGPLFASLTGLVFKEGLCYGKLEAGILTFIIPTVLLGHLSGLMDDGAKLSLLGLWMALFVIFAGRKFTQPIKDDIGDKSVFTFNSLPEDEKMALIQKLEQQKLSQDVD comes from the exons ATGGGTTCCAGAATGCTGTGTCTGTCTGCAGCCATAGTCCCTCCTCCTGCGCCTGCTCCTGCTGTAAAGCTTACCACATCAAATAATATGTCCAAGatttttctttcctcttctgCAGATAAAGCTTCGGCTCGGCTTCAATCTTTCAGGTGCAGAGCTGTCGGAGAAAGCTCTCAGCCGCAGACCTCGTTGGCTGAAACCGTATATCAGGGAGTTTACGGTCCTTGGTCCGTCGACTCCACCGACGTCAGAGAG GTTATTTTGTACAGGTCGGGACTAGTGACTGCAGCTTCATCATTTGTAGTTGCAGCTTCTGCTGCATTTTTGCCTGATAGTTTCTTCTTAACTGACATTGTCAAACACAATCTCGATTTTGTCTACGCAATCGGAGCTGGTGGATTGGGGTTGTCCCTTTTTCTGATTCACATCTATGTGACTGAAATTAAGCGCACTCTGCAAGCATTTTGGGGGCTTGGTGTTACTGGGTCTTTCGCAACATATGCATGCTTGGCTAGACCAGCTGGAGAGGGTTTGGTGCAATATGTTGTGGATAACCCGGTTGCTATCTGGTTTGTTGGTCCTCTCTTTGCTTCTCTCACAGGACTAGTCTTCAAGGAAG GTCTCTGCTATGGAAAGTTGGAAGCTGGAATTCTCACATTCATCATACCTACTGTTCTTCTCGGGCACTTG AGTGGACTGATGGACGATGGAGCAAAACTTTCTTTGCTCGGTTTGTGGATGGCCCTGTTTGTAATTTTTGCCGGAAGGAAGTTCACTCAACCGATCAAG GATGACATTGGGGACAAGTCCGTCTTTACATTCAATTCTCTACCTGAAGACGAGAAGATGGCCTTGATTCAGAAGCTTGAGCAACAAAAGTTAAGTCAGGATGTCGATTAG
- the LOC126595220 gene encoding uncharacterized mitochondrial protein AtMg00810-like yields the protein MDDVLQTELGTEPIILRDTNQSATDDDRLPAADISDELPSDDRLPAADMSNELPDDGSVYGSPTWYWNISRKRLKYFLGIEVARSKHGIFLSQRKYVLDLLAETGMLDCKPVDTPIEQNHRLGLFPDQVPTHKERYQRLVGRLIYLSHTRPDIAYAVSVVSQFMHSPSEAHMDAVTRILRYLKMAPGRGLIFSKNDHLNVEGYTDADWAGSITDRRSTSGYFMFVGGNLVTWRSKKQKVVARSSAEAEFRGMSHGVCELLWLEKLLRDLGFKHKGAMKLHCDNKAAIEIAQNPVQHDRTKHVEIDRHFIKEKLDAGIIMFPFVRSEDQLADALTKAVSNSAFSDSLDNSIKASQTNDKEVQLQ from the exons atggatgatgtgttacagACAGAGTTGGGAACAGAACCTATTATTTTACGTGATACTAATCAGTCGGCTACAGATGATGATCGGTTGCCTGCTGCGGATATATCTGATGAATTACCTTCTGATGATCGGTTGCCTGCTGCTGATATGTCTAACGAGTTGCCTGATGATG gaagtgtatatggatctcccacctGGTATTGGAACATCTCCCGGAAAAG attgaagtattttcttggaatcgaggttgcacgatccaagcatggtatttttctaTCTCAAaggaagtatgttcttgatttgttagctgaaacaggtatgttagattgcaaacctgttgatactccgattgagcagaatcatcgtctgggcttatttccagatcaagttccaactcataaggaacggtatcagaggcttgtggggagattaatttatttgtctcacactcgccctgacattgcttatgcagttagtgtggtaagtcaatttatgcactcacctagtgaagctcatatggatgcagtaactcgtattttgaggtacttgaagatggctcctGGCAGAGGCCTGATTTTCTCCAAGAATGATCATTTGAATGTCGAAGGGTAcacagatgcagattgggctggttctatcactgatcgacgatctacatctggatactttatgtttgtgggtggtaatttagttacttggagaagcaagaaacaaaaagtggtggctaggtcaagtgcagaagctgagtttcgtggtatgtctcatggtgtatgtgagttgttgtggttggaaaaattgttgagagatcttgggtttaaacacaaaggtgctatgaaacttcattgtgataacaaggctgctattgagattgctcagaatccagtgcaacatgatcgaacaaaacatgtggagattgatcgacatttcattaaggaaaaattggatgctggaattattatgtttccgttTGTGAGATCTGAAGATCAACTGGCTGATGCTCTTACTAAGGCTGTGTCTAATAGTGCGTTTTCCGactcgcttgacaa ttcaatAAAGGCTTCTCAGACAAACGATAAAGAAGTGCAACTGCAGTAG
- the LOC126596419 gene encoding glycine--tRNA ligase, mitochondrial 1-like — translation MRKFSALITSSTSFGHYFCSNRFTPLLHSPPPPSFIRHFTPPMAAPEDSLRKVLADKLSEVENQGNQVRALKAGKADKSEIDAAIEALNALKLEKASIEKDLQATLSSSEGSGNREAFRQAVSNTLERRLFYIKSFNIYGGVAGLYDYGPPGCAVKSNVLAFWRQHFVLEENMLEVDCPCVTPEVVLKASGHVDKFTDLMVKDEKTGTCYRADHLLKDFCNDKLQKDLNITAEKAKELKHILAVLDDLSPEDLGAKIKEFGITAPDTKNPLSDPYPFNLMFQTSIGPSGLIPGYLRPETAQGIFVNFKDLYYYNGNKLPFAAAQIGQAFRNEISPRQGLLRVREFTLAEIEHFVDPEDKSHPKFAEVAELEFLMFPRELQMSGESAKTIRLGEAVAKGIVNNETLGYFIGRVYLFLTGLGIDKKRLRFRQHLANEMAHYAADCWDAEIECSYGWIECVGIADRSAYDLRAHTEKSGEALVAHEKYPEPREVEVLVIAPLKKEIGLAFKGNQKNVIEALEAMKEQEAMALKADLESKEEVEFYVCTLGKNVTIKKSMVKISKEKKKEHQRVFTPSVIEPSFGIGRIIYCLFEHTYYTRPSKAADQQLNVFGFPPLVAPIKCTVFPLVQNHQYEDVAKEISKSLTAAGISHKIDITGTSIGKRYARTDELGVPFAITVDSTSSVTLRERDSKDQIRVDAKEAASVVKDVAEGVRSWADVWETFPHHSSASADE, via the exons ATGCGTAAATTCTCCGCTTTAATCACCTCATCAACTTCTTTTGGTCACTATTTCTGCTCCAATCGCTTCACTCCGCTCCTCCACTCGCCCCCGCCTCCCTCCTTCATCCGCCACTTCACGCCGCCGATGGCCGCCCCGGAAGACTCGCTCCGCAAGGTCCTCGCCGACAAGCTGTCGGAGGTCGAGAACCAGGGGAACCAAGTGCGGGCTCTTAAAGCCGGCAAAGCCGACAAGTCGGAAATCGACGCTGCCATTGAGGCACTGAACGCGCTCAAGCTGGAGAAGGCTTCGATCGAGAAGGACCTCCAGGCAACATTGAGCAGCAGCGAAGGGTCCGGTAACAGGGAGGCGTTTCGTCAGGCGGTGTCGAATACGCTTGAACGGCGTCTCTTCTACATCAAGTCTTTTAACATCTACGGTGGCGTTGCGGGGCTGTATGACTACGGCCCGCCCGGCTGCGCCGTCAAGTCCAACGTACTTGCTTTTTGGCGGCAG CATTTTGTTCTTGAGGAGAACATGCTGGAAGTTGACTGTCCCTGTGTCACACCTGAGGTGGTTCTCAAGGCATCTGGGCATGTTGACAAATTCACTGATCTTATGGTGAAGGACGAGAAAACTGGGACTTGCTACCGAGCGGATCACTTGCTGAAAGATTTTTGTAACGATAAGCTTCAGAAGGATCTCAACATTACTGCAGAGAAGGCCAAGGAGCTTAAGCATATACTTGCGGTGCTAGATGACCTCTCGCCTGAAGATCTAGGTGCAAAGATTAAGGAGTTTGGTATTACTGCCCCTGATACGAAGAATCCTCTATCTGATCCTTATCCTTTCAACCTGATGTTTCAAACTTCAATTGGTCCATCTGGCTTGATTCCTGG GTATTTGCGTCcagaaactgcacaaggcatatTTGTGAATTTTAAGGATCTGTATTATTACAATGGCAACAAGCTACCATTTGCTGCAGCTCAAATTGGGCAGGCTTTTAGAAACGAG ATATCTCCTCGCCAAGGCCTTCTGAGAGTTCGGGAATTCACACTGGCTGAGATTGAGCATTTTGTAGATCCCGAAGACAAATCTCACCCGAAGTTCGCAGAGGTTGCAGAGTTAGAGTTTTTGATGTTCCCTAGGGAATTACAAATGTCAGGGGAATCTGCAAAGACAATCCGTTTGGGTGAAGCAGTTGCTAAG GGAATTGTCAACAATGAAACGTTGGGCTACTTCATTGGAAGAGTATATCTTTTCCTTACCGGTTTAGGTATTGACAAGAAACGGTTAAGGTTCCGTCAGCACCTTGCAAATGAAATGGCTCACTATGCTGCTGATTGCTGGGATGCTGAGATTGAGTGTTCCTATGGCTGGATTGAGTGTGTTGGTATAGCTGATAGATCTGCATATGACTTGCGTGCTCATACG GAGAAAAGTGGTGAAGCTCTTGTGGCTCATGAAAAATATCCAGAACCAAGAGAAGTAGAG GTATTGGTTATAGCTCCACTAAAGAAAGAGATCGGCCTTGCATTCAAAGGGAACCAAAAGAATGTaattgaagctttggag GCCATGAAAGAACAAGAAGCTATGGCATTGAAAGCTGATTTAGAGTCTAAAGAGGAGGTGGAGTTTTACGTCTGCACGCTGGGGAAGAATGTAACCATTAAGAAGAGTATGGTAAAAATTtcaaaggagaaaaagaaagaacacCAGAGAGTATTCACGCCTTCTGTAATTGAACCATCTTTTGGTATCGGCCGAATTATATATTGCCTCTTTGAGCACACATACTACACGAGGCCTAGTAAAGCTGCTGATCAACAGTTGAATGTTTTTGGTTTCCCCCCACTTGTGGCACCCATTAAGTGCACAGTTTTTCCTCTGGTTCAGAACCATCAGTATGAGGATGTTGCTAAAGAAATTTCCAAGTCATTGACCGCTGCTGGAATCTCGCATAAAATTGACATTACAG GTACCTCGATTGGAAAAAGATATGCTCGAACTGATGAGCTGGGTGTACCTTTTGCAATCACGGTGGATTCAACATCATCGGTGACGCTCAGAGAGAGGGACAGCAAGGATCAAATCCGTGTTGATGCGAAAGAGGCGGCATCTGTCGTGAAAGATGTAGCCGAGGGAGTGAGGAGTTGGGCTGATGTGTGGGAGACATTCCCCCATCATTCTTCTGCATCTGCAGATGAGTAG
- the LOC126596408 gene encoding cytochrome b-c1 complex subunit Rieske-4, mitochondrial-like — MLRVAGRRLSSSAAAWRSSSQTAPAFVSGGSHPLFITNNGDDHSSSDFASRSPAPFFLNSKIPSLVRGFSSEALAPGNDIGIFSDVPATVAAVKNPSSKIVYDEYNHERYPPGDPSKRAFAYFILTGGRFVYASLIRLLILKFVLSMSASKDVLALASLEVDLSSIEPGTTVTVKWRGKPVFIRRRTEDDIKLANSVDVQSLRDPQQDAERVTNPEWLIVVGVCTHLGCIPLPNAGDFGGWFCPCHGSHYDISGRIRKGPAPFNLEVPTYSFLAENKLLIG, encoded by the exons atgcTGAGAGTCGCGGGAAGAAGGCTGTCATCTTCTGCTGCGGCGTGGCGGTCGTCGTCGCAGACCGCCCCCGCCTTCGTCTCCGGAGGATCTCATCCGCTTTTCATTACCAACAACGGTGACGACCACTCTTCCTCCGATTTCGCTTCCAGATCCCCCGCTCCCTTTTTCCTCAATTCCAAAATTCCATCTCTCGTCAGAG GATTTTCCTCTGAAGCCCTCGCTCCCGGAAATGATATTGGTATTTTCTCAGACGTCCCAGCTACTGTGGCAGCTGTGAAGAATCCTTCTTCAAAAATTGTGTACGATGAGTACAACCATGAAAGGTATCCACCTGGTGACCCCAGCAAGCGTGCATTTGCTTATTTCATCTTGACAGGAGGCAGATTCGTGTATGCCTCCTTGATCCGGCTTCTCATCCTCAAGTTTGTACTGAGCATGTCTGCCAGTAAAGATGTTCTTGCCCTTGCTTCCCTTGAGGTTGACCTGTCCAGCATTGAGCCTGGTACTACTGTTACTGTGAAGTGGAGAGGGAAGCCTGTTTTCATTAGGCGTAGAACTGAAGATGACATCAAGTTGGCTAACAGTGTAGACGTTCAGTCCCTTCGTGATCCCCAACAGGATGCAGAGAGGGTTACAAATCCAGAATGGCTTATTGTTGTCGGAGTCTGCACTCACTTAGGGTGCATCCCCTTGCCAAATGCTGGTGATTTTGGTGGTTGGTTCTGCCCATGCCATGGTTCGCACTACGACATTTCTGGCAGGATCCGCAAGGGGCCTGCACCATTCAATCTAGAGGTACCCACTTACAGTTTTTTGGCCGAGAACAAGCTACTCATCGGATGA
- the LOC126596409 gene encoding sec14 cytosolic factor-like encodes MESSSGNGKGMAEAYEEVEGEANFESDEIERNKVGIMRALVEREDPSSKDVDDFMIRRFLRARDLDIEKATNMFLKYLSWKKSFVPNGSISESEIPSQLAQNKLFMQGVDTTGRPIIVVYGGRHKQTTPEELKRFVVYTLDKICSRMPAGKEKFVSIADLEGWGYTNSDVRGYIAALTILQDCYPERLGKLFLVHVPYVFMTAWKMVYPFIDNKTKKKILFVENKKLNSTLLKDIDESQLPDAYGGRLPLVPIQNC; translated from the exons atggaatCATCGAGCGGGAATGGGAAAGGCATGGCAGAGGCATATGAGGAAGTGGAAGGAGAAGCAAACTTTGAGAGCGATGAGATagagagaaacaaagtgggAATCATGAGAGCACTTGTGGAAAGAGAAGATCCCTCCTCCAAG GATGTGGATGATTTCATGATCCGGAGATTTCTTCGGGCGCGTGATCTGGATATTGAGAAGGCTACTAACATGTTCCTCAAGTATCTgagttggaagaagtcatttgTGCCGAATGGCTCCATCTCGGAGTCAGAGATTCCAAGCCAACTTGCTCAGAACAAGCTGTTCATGCAAGGCGTGGACACGACTGGACGCCCCATTATCGTTGTGTATGGTGGGCGGCATAAGCAGACCACACCTGAAGAGCTCAAAC GTTTTGTAGTATACACTCTTGATAAAATATGTTCCAG AATGCCAGCAGGAAAGGAAAAGTTTGTATCCATTGCAGATCTTGAAGGATGGGGCTATACCAATAGCGATGTTCGTGGATACATAGCAGCGCTGACGATCTTACAG GACTGCTACCCGGAGAGGCTTGGCAAGTTATTTCTTGTCCATGTGCCCTATGTATTCATGACTGCTTGGAAGATGgtttacccatttattgacaacaaaaccaaaaagaag ATCCTTTTtgttgaaaacaaaaaactgaactcaacCCTGCTGAAAGATATCGACGAGAGCCAGCTCCCAGATGCATATGGAGGCAGACTGCCATTAGTTCCCATCCAGAACTGCTAG